The Haemophilus parainfluenzae DNA segment GTTCGTCAAACTCGATAAGCAAAACCCTAAGATGAGCAATCACGAGTACGGTTTATGGGCTAGAGATTGCTTAAAAATACTCGAAGATCATTACACCGATATTACGAAAGTTACCAATGAAGATTTGCGTAATTACTGGGTATTTCTAGCGGGTAACGATAGCAATAGATCAAAATTAGGCTCAAAATCTGATTTTTTAAATGAATTGAAAAAACGAGGTTATAAGCTCGTAGATTGCGAACTAGTAAAAATTTAGGTAGGTATTTTACTTAACTTTTTTTTTGAAGAAGAACAAGATGAATAGCAATTTTATAACAGAGACAGAAAAACTAAGCAGACAGAAATCAGTTCAATTCGCTATTGATAATAATAGACTGGAGGGACTAGATACTGACAAGGAGATTCTTGAGCTTTCTCAAGAGTGGGTAAATGGTGTAATTAGTTATAGTGAATTTCAGGAAAAAGTTTATGAAATATACGGACTAGGGTCCACTAAAAAAAACAAAACCGCTCTAACTAAATAGGGCGGTTATTTGTTAAAATAAATTTGCTGTGGTGTCTGAGGGG contains these protein-coding regions:
- a CDS encoding antitoxin VbhA family protein — protein: MNSNFITETEKLSRQKSVQFAIDNNRLEGLDTDKEILELSQEWVNGVISYSEFQEKVYEIYGLGSTKKNKTALTK